Proteins from one Streptomyces caniferus genomic window:
- a CDS encoding DUF6479 family protein has translation MDGTAPTAQLAAAQGTSGVLFSLVGVVIVAVLLAAFVWGRRVKAREPGPPGPEEQPRLPEGGPVGDIVESREPDDLAPTDHRRTPHELKGNGTRPRSDGK, from the coding sequence ATGGACGGAACAGCCCCGACCGCGCAGCTCGCCGCTGCCCAGGGGACCAGCGGCGTCCTCTTCAGCCTCGTGGGAGTGGTCATCGTCGCCGTGCTCCTCGCGGCCTTCGTATGGGGACGTCGCGTCAAGGCCCGTGAGCCGGGCCCGCCCGGTCCCGAGGAGCAGCCGCGGCTGCCGGAGGGCGGGCCCGTGGGGGACATCGTCGAGAGCCGTGAGCCCGACGACCTCGCGCCGACGGACCATCGGCGCACCCCGCACGAGCTGAAGGGCAACGGGACCAGGCCCCGGAGCGACGGAAAGTGA
- a CDS encoding Asp23/Gls24 family envelope stress response protein, with amino-acid sequence MTEFAERGSRNTGNLGRTTIADGVVAKIAFLAASESDGVHALGSGFSRSVGALRKRVPGGGTTATHGVKVEVGEKQAAVDLDVVVEYGEVIPDVGRGVRENVISAVEGMTGLQVVEVNIAVSDVWLPEEEEAEPERVQ; translated from the coding sequence ATGACCGAGTTCGCAGAGCGTGGGTCGCGGAACACCGGGAACCTGGGACGGACGACCATCGCCGACGGTGTGGTCGCAAAGATCGCCTTCTTGGCGGCCAGTGAATCGGACGGGGTCCATGCCCTCGGCAGCGGGTTCTCGAGATCGGTGGGGGCGCTGCGCAAACGCGTACCCGGCGGGGGCACGACCGCCACGCACGGCGTCAAGGTCGAAGTGGGTGAGAAGCAGGCCGCGGTCGATCTGGACGTCGTCGTCGAATACGGCGAGGTCATCCCCGACGTGGGCAGGGGCGTGCGCGAGAACGTGATTTCCGCGGTCGAGGGGATGACCGGTCTCCAGGTCGTGGAGGTCAATATCGCGGTGAGCGACGTCTGGCTCCCCGAAGAGGAGGAAGCCGAACCGGAACGCGTGCAGTAG
- a CDS encoding class I SAM-dependent methyltransferase, translating into MPHDSTIPDHAYWDARYTESDRMWSGRPNAPLIRETSDLTPGRALDLGCGEGADAIWLAEQGWHVTAVDISRVALDRAARHAKETAEAAAHRINWEWYDLGSSFPVGTFDLVSAHFLHSPSDMPRDEILRKAAAVVAPGGVLLIVGHAAGPSWDPGPHPDLHFPTPDDVLAALGLPDGEWEVLRSEEHPRTLTGPDGQPATRLDNTLKLRRTAA; encoded by the coding sequence ATGCCCCACGACAGCACCATCCCCGACCACGCATACTGGGACGCCCGCTATACGGAGAGCGACCGGATGTGGAGCGGACGACCCAACGCGCCCCTCATCCGGGAGACCAGCGACCTCACGCCGGGCCGGGCACTGGACCTGGGATGCGGCGAGGGCGCCGACGCCATCTGGCTCGCCGAACAAGGCTGGCACGTCACCGCCGTCGACATCTCCCGGGTCGCCCTCGACCGCGCGGCCCGGCATGCGAAGGAGACGGCCGAAGCCGCGGCCCACCGCATCAACTGGGAGTGGTACGACCTCGGTTCCTCGTTCCCCGTGGGCACGTTCGACCTCGTCTCCGCCCACTTCCTGCACTCCCCCAGCGATATGCCGCGCGACGAAATCCTGCGGAAGGCCGCCGCTGTAGTGGCACCGGGCGGGGTCCTGCTCATCGTCGGACACGCGGCGGGCCCTTCCTGGGACCCCGGCCCGCACCCCGACCTGCACTTCCCCACTCCGGACGACGTCCTCGCGGCTCTCGGCCTCCCGGACGGGGAGTGGGAGGTCCTGCGCAGCGAGGAGCACCCACGCACGCTGACCGGCCCGGACGGACAGCCGGCCACCCGCCTGGACAACACCCTGAAGCTGCGCCGCACCGCGGCGTGA
- a CDS encoding TraR/DksA family transcriptional regulator, whose product MGGHTGSAGGPPGPWTAAAERIAEDRASTERLIESLTRLWDGVVEAAALTANDDEHDPEGATVAFERAHLRDMLKQAHADLDDLDRAAQRIAAGTYGVCEHCGEPISAGRLTARPTATTCIDCAHKDRRR is encoded by the coding sequence GTGGGAGGTCACACCGGGAGCGCCGGAGGCCCACCGGGGCCATGGACGGCCGCGGCGGAGCGGATCGCCGAGGACCGGGCGAGTACGGAGCGGCTGATCGAGTCGTTGACGCGGCTGTGGGACGGCGTCGTGGAAGCCGCCGCCCTGACGGCCAACGACGACGAGCACGACCCCGAGGGCGCCACGGTCGCCTTCGAGCGGGCCCACCTGCGCGACATGCTGAAGCAGGCGCACGCCGATCTGGACGACCTCGATCGAGCCGCCCAGCGGATTGCCGCCGGCACGTACGGCGTCTGCGAGCACTGCGGGGAGCCGATCTCCGCAGGACGGCTCACCGCCCGCCCGACGGCGACGACCTGCATCGACTGCGCGCACAAGGACCGTCGCCGCTAG
- a CDS encoding aldo/keto reductase, producing MTRTRTVTFPSGVQVPALGQGTWHMGNDPARRAEEIAALRRGLDLGLSVIDTAEMYGNGAAEELVGEAMHGRRDEAFVVSKVLPFHADRRGTLDACRASLRRLRTDRIDLYLLHWRGSVPLDETVEALESLVAQGSIGSWGVSNFDVDDLADLPEGALPQTDQVLYNLTRRGPEHDLFPRCRELAVPVMAYSPVEQGRLLGHEALTSLASARGWTPAQVALAWVLRRDDVIAIPKAGSTAHVEENHAALGLHLTDDDLRLLDEAFPPPSRKQPLDIL from the coding sequence ATGACCCGCACTCGCACAGTGACGTTTCCTTCCGGTGTGCAGGTGCCCGCTCTCGGGCAGGGCACCTGGCACATGGGGAACGACCCCGCACGGCGCGCCGAGGAGATCGCCGCCCTCCGGCGGGGCCTGGACCTGGGGCTGAGCGTGATCGACACGGCGGAGATGTACGGAAACGGCGCCGCCGAGGAACTGGTCGGCGAGGCGATGCACGGCCGCAGGGACGAAGCGTTCGTCGTGAGCAAGGTGCTGCCCTTCCACGCCGACCGGCGAGGCACCCTCGACGCCTGCCGGGCGAGCCTGCGCCGGCTCAGAACCGACCGGATCGATCTCTACCTGCTGCACTGGCGGGGCAGCGTCCCGCTCGACGAGACCGTCGAGGCCCTGGAATCACTGGTGGCGCAGGGCAGCATCGGCTCCTGGGGAGTGAGCAATTTCGACGTCGACGACCTCGCCGACCTGCCCGAAGGCGCCCTCCCGCAGACCGATCAGGTGCTCTACAACCTCACCCGCCGCGGCCCGGAGCACGACCTCTTTCCCCGCTGCCGGGAACTCGCCGTCCCGGTCATGGCCTACTCACCCGTGGAACAGGGCCGGCTCCTCGGCCACGAGGCGCTGACCTCCCTGGCCTCCGCGCGCGGCTGGACGCCTGCTCAGGTGGCGCTCGCCTGGGTGCTGCGCCGGGACGACGTCATCGCCATCCCCAAGGCGGGCAGTACGGCCCACGTCGAAGAGAACCATGCGGCCCTCGGCCTGCACCTCACGGACGACGACCTCCGCCTCCTCGACGAGGCCTTCCCGCCCCCGTCCCGCAAGCAGCCCCTCGACATCCTGTGA
- a CDS encoding GMC family oxidoreductase, which yields MSTAGFVAALLADDGSTPWPARVPRRLDDLLASMPAPVRAGVRAAARAVDAYALARTGRPLAALAPEERDELMTALAARPRLAPLFDLVKVPVLLAAGTERMLADRTRAAHGTGRSPAGPLALAPPSDPPLDCTPATDWPARSTADAVVIGSGAGGAMAARVLARAGLRTVVLEEGDHHTTASFGRRTPLERFAALYRDGGATVAAGRPPLLLPTGRAVGGTTLVNSGTCYRTPDHVLDHWRTTFGLGLADGFGAHLDEAERTLGVATQPLDVIGNNGLLTLAGAERLGWRAAPLRRNALGCKGSCQCVVGCPTGAKQSVQRSVLPDACAAGARIVTGARVRRILVDADRPGGPRAAGVTVERPGGGELEILSPLVVVAAGALQSPPLLRRSGLGGHPRLGRNLSVHPATSVAGRFAEPVTAWEGVLQSVGVEELHSGGILIEATATPPGMGSFVLPGVGRELRREVDAADRLATLGAMIADRPSGRVLGRDHTLLRYDLDPRDAGRLMTAVRAMGELLFAAGAREVLTGIPTAPRARSLPELTALLDGMSARSLHLSAFHPTGTVAAGADSQRCPADGEGRLRGVRGVLIADGSLLPSCPEVNPQVSIMAAALGVAERAVVAVG from the coding sequence ATGAGCACCGCCGGATTCGTCGCGGCCCTCCTCGCCGACGACGGCAGCACACCCTGGCCCGCCAGGGTGCCCCGACGCCTCGACGACCTGCTGGCCTCGATGCCCGCACCCGTTCGCGCCGGGGTGCGCGCCGCGGCCCGTGCCGTCGACGCCTATGCGCTGGCCCGCACGGGCCGCCCGCTCGCCGCCCTCGCCCCGGAGGAGCGGGACGAACTGATGACGGCGCTGGCCGCCCGGCCGCGCCTGGCCCCGCTGTTCGACCTGGTGAAGGTTCCGGTGCTGCTGGCCGCCGGCACGGAGCGGATGCTCGCGGACCGGACCCGCGCGGCACACGGCACCGGTAGGTCACCAGCGGGCCCGCTCGCCCTCGCGCCGCCGTCCGACCCGCCGCTGGACTGCACACCCGCCACGGACTGGCCCGCACGGAGCACCGCGGACGCGGTGGTGATCGGTTCCGGCGCCGGCGGAGCCATGGCGGCGCGCGTCCTGGCCCGCGCCGGACTGCGCACCGTCGTCCTGGAGGAAGGGGACCACCACACCACCGCATCCTTCGGACGCCGCACGCCCCTGGAACGGTTCGCGGCGCTCTACCGCGACGGCGGCGCCACCGTCGCGGCCGGCCGTCCCCCGCTGCTGCTGCCCACGGGCCGGGCCGTGGGCGGGACCACCCTCGTCAACTCCGGTACCTGCTACCGCACCCCGGACCATGTGCTGGACCACTGGCGCACCACCTTCGGGCTCGGCCTCGCCGACGGCTTCGGGGCGCACCTCGACGAGGCGGAGCGCACCCTGGGCGTGGCCACCCAGCCCCTCGACGTGATCGGCAACAACGGACTGCTCACCCTCGCCGGGGCCGAGCGGCTCGGCTGGCGGGCCGCGCCGCTGCGCCGCAACGCCCTGGGCTGCAAAGGCTCCTGCCAGTGCGTCGTGGGCTGCCCCACCGGCGCCAAGCAGAGTGTGCAGCGCTCGGTGCTGCCCGACGCCTGCGCCGCCGGAGCCCGGATCGTCACCGGGGCACGGGTGCGGCGCATTCTGGTGGACGCCGACCGGCCCGGTGGTCCGCGGGCGGCAGGGGTGACCGTCGAGCGTCCGGGCGGCGGCGAACTGGAGATCCTGAGCCCGTTGGTGGTGGTCGCGGCAGGCGCGCTGCAGTCGCCGCCGCTGCTGCGCCGCTCCGGGCTCGGCGGCCACCCCCGGCTGGGCCGCAATCTCAGCGTCCATCCGGCGACCAGCGTGGCGGGCCGCTTCGCCGAGCCGGTGACGGCCTGGGAGGGGGTGCTGCAGAGCGTCGGCGTCGAGGAACTGCACAGCGGCGGCATCCTCATCGAGGCCACCGCCACCCCACCGGGCATGGGCAGCTTCGTACTGCCGGGCGTGGGCCGTGAACTGCGCCGTGAGGTGGACGCCGCCGACCGGCTGGCGACACTCGGCGCCATGATCGCCGACCGCCCCTCGGGCCGGGTCCTGGGCCGGGACCACACCCTGCTCCGCTACGACCTCGATCCCCGTGACGCGGGCCGTCTGATGACCGCGGTACGCGCCATGGGCGAACTGCTCTTCGCCGCCGGTGCCCGCGAGGTGCTGACCGGCATTCCCACCGCACCGCGCGCCCGCTCCCTGCCCGAGCTGACCGCCCTGCTGGACGGGATGAGCGCCCGCAGCCTCCATCTCTCGGCCTTCCACCCCACCGGAACCGTGGCCGCCGGGGCGGATTCCCAGCGCTGCCCCGCCGACGGGGAGGGCCGCCTGCGCGGCGTGCGCGGAGTTCTGATCGCCGACGGCTCGCTGCTGCCCAGCTGTCCCGAGGTGAACCCGCAGGTGAGCATCATGGCCGCGGCCCTGGGCGTTGCGGAGCGGGCGGTGGTGGCGGTGGGCTGA